CTTCGAGGAAATATATGAACTCGTGCTTTCGCTGGTCTTCGGATCGTAACAGAGAGTTCTCTACGCTGCACAGAGGTGATACAATCAAGAGGTGGTGGCTAGGATCATGCGGGACTAATAAGGAAGACGAGAATGATGTCGAAGATCTTTTTGTATCCACGGTTCACGACATCAATACAACATTTGATAGAGTCGTTACTTTCGACTACATTCCACAAAGTAAGCATAAAGTGAGCCTAATTTGTATGAGACAGTCGGGCACGGTGTATAAAATGCCTGTTACTCAAAGCTTCACCACAACGTCCTTCAACAATGGCAATTCACTCCTGTTATCTAATTGCGAAATGTCGGATATTAATGAAATTAAAGTAACCAAGACTGAAGAGAAGTCAAATTTTGAGGAGAAAGCTCTGAGAGATCTCTGCTTTGAGGATTTAGACATAAGTGATGATTACTCTAAAGAGACGGACGATGGAAGCGTAGAGGAATCTAGCTCTGAAAATTTGATGGtagatgaagacgaaggATCATTTTATCAGGAAAGCAGTTGGAGACCCGAGGAACTCCTACAAAAAGATATTAGCGTGATCATGAAAGCGAGAGCAATGCTTGGTTACGGACTGGACCCTGTAGCTACTGTTGCTATGATTGACGGTTCCAAAACCCTACAGAATAATGCGTACATCAGGAACACATGGAGGTGGATAGCAATCGCTAAAGCATCGGTTGACGACGGTACCATGGTTTCTGGCGATGTAGACCTTGGATATGAAGGTGTGATCGGAATATGGAATGGGTTGAAGGgtatttcaaatcaaaatagATTTCGTGAGGGCATAAAGTTGAATGATGAACAATTGGATAAAGAGATGGAAAAAATCATCAGATTACGTCGAAAAAGGAAGAGTGCGAGCGGCGACATGGTACCGAATAACCTGATCCTAGACTCTCCGAAAACGGTGCAAAGAAAGCTGTGTTCGATCTTATCTGGTTGGGATCTTTCCCCATCTGACTTCGAGGAAAAATATCAAATCATAATAAAGACAGGTGGCTATGAAAAGGCTGCTGCCTGGGCGGTATTCTTTGGCGATATAGCTAAGGCAGTCGAAATTTTAGCTTCTGCTAAGAAAGAGAGGCTAAGACTAATCGCTACGGCGATCGCAGGTTATATGGCATATAAAGTTCTACCAGGCAATAATTCTTGGAGGCAACAATGCAGAAAGATGTCCTCAGAATTGGAGGACCCGTATTTGAGAGTAATATTCGCTTTTATCGCAGACAATGATTGGTGGGATGTCCTCTACGAACCGGCGATCTCATTGCGCGAAAGGCTCGGGGTGGCTCTCAGATTTCTAAATGATAGAGACCTGACGAAATTCCTCGAGAGGACATCTGCAACTGTCATCGAGAATGGTGAATTGGAGGGATTAATCCTCACCGGTATAACGCCGAGCGGTATTGACCTTTTACAGTCCTACGTGGACAAGACGAGTGATGTTCAAAGCGCAGCGCTAATCTCTATATTCGGATGTCCAAGGTATTTCAGAGATAAACGAGTGGACGAATGGGTCCAAACGTATAGAATAATGCTAAACTCCTGGGAACTATTCACAGTACGAGCTAAATTCGATTGCTTGAGAGCCAAGCTATCACGAACTGGGAGCGGATCTATCAGGGCGGATATCAAGCCTCGCCAAATGTACATGCAATGCATCAATTGTAAGAAGAATATTAGCACTCCAACCACAAGCTGTGGAGGAACACAGAATACCACTCCGACAGGAATGGTGAGCGACATGCCTCCAGGATCAGGTATCAGTGAAGGACTTCACAGAGGCGGCGCtatcttctcaaagaccaagaaatATGGAATGGCGAACACACCCTCTCCACTCACGCAACAAAGACGTAAGAATGCCTGTCCGCATTGTGGAACCCCATTTCCACGTTGCGTCATATGTCTCTTACCGCTGGGCACTACAGGATTACCGTTTGTGATCAGTGGTGTAGAATCGAAATACGATAGAGACGCGATCGACGAAGGACCGAGCCCCAAAGACGGTACCAATAAGAGTCAGAACGGGGCCATTGAGCAAGAGAAAGCCGACGTTGCTAAGACATAtcaaaggaagaaagagaggTTAAACGAATGGTTCAGTTTCTGTCTTTCCTGCAACCATGGCATGCATGCAGGACACGCAGAAGAATGGTTCGAAAGGCACGACGTTTGCCCAGCGCCTGGGTGTGTGTGCAAATGTAACAAATAGTCATAAATACGAATTCAACGACGAACAACGCCTGCTAAAAGCCCTCATCCTGGTCTTTTAATCAGGATGAGTGTGTTATAGGCATGGGCCCATAACAAACGTACGAAGAGATGACTCACGCGGCGCTGTCGAAAGATCAAATGAATGCCCCTGGAGCTGAAAAAAGACATCAAATTGGGGCCATATAGAGTTacctttgatctttccAGTTTTCAATCAACCATTCCTGCACTACCATCTGTATCATAAATTCAGAAGTTAAGCGTGATTTGGTCCCCGTTAGTTTCGTGTTAATATTTGCGGTGCAACACTTTCTAATTGTCAGTGGCTTTGGTAGATCAAATTTTTACTCCAGGGTTTTATAGAGGCAGCATTGGACCAGGTCAACCTGCTACCACCTGGGAGTAATCGACCTTGGCATACAAAACAAACATCAATAATGTATTCGCAGGTCGAACAGGATATTCAAAAAAAGATCGAGCGTGAGCATAACATCATACAAGGTGCATCGAATCTGAAAAAGCGGACTGATAATGCTATGGTCATCCAGAAATGTAATACGAACATTCGTGAGGCTCGTCAGAATATTGAGTATCTGGAAGAGACTTTGAGGAAATTGTACCTTTCGAATGACAGGCAAACACATACGCAGGAGACTGCAGATTCGCGAGGAAATGGGCCGAAAGGATATCGTCACTTGTCGACAATATCTCCCGATGAACATATCTTCTCGCGTTTAGATCTGATAAAGTACGATTGTCCTTCGTTATCACAAAGAATTCAATATATGCTCCAACAGTTGGAATTCAAGCTACAAGTTGAAAGGCAATACCAGGAAGCAAATGCTAAATTGACTAAATTGTACCAGATCGATGGTGATCAACGGAGTAGTTCAGCGGCAGAGGGAGGAGCCATGGAGTCCAAGAATAGAATCCAGATGCTGACCAAAGCGCTTAAAAAGTACCAGGCTATTAATGTGGATCTTGATCCAGCTAAACCACATGACGCTGATTCCCTCAATCATCAGCCAAAATTCAGGAGAAAACAATTGACGGGAGAACTCACCATAGGCGTTACTGCAATAAGAGATGTTGACCACATTGAATCGCCCATGTTCTCCAGAAAGCCAGACACTTATGTTAGTATCAAGATTGACGACACGGTAAAAGCTAGGACCAGAGCATCTCGTAACGACAGATGGCATGAGGatttccaaattcaagttGGTAAGGGCAATGAAGTAGAAATTACAGTTTATGACAAGATCAACGATACGCTCACCCCAGTTGCCGTTATGTGGCTGCTGTTATCAGATATCGCCGAAGAAAttagaaagaagaaggctggTCAAACAAGTGGTCAAAGCGGTTGGGTTAATGCCCGAGTTTTGAGCACCTATAATACGCAAGGTGATACTTCAGTGGATTCTAACATTCCAGTGGACGATCGCAGAACACTGCAACATCCTGGATCGGATGTCGGTGCAGTTTCAGATCCAAATTCAGCCGAGCTCTCCAGTAAGGTTACAACTAACACCTGGTTTACAATGGAGCCGGCTGGCCAAATTCTCCTAACATTAGGTTTCAACAAATCATCTCAGcctcaaagaaaaaatttgatggGTGGGTTGCATCGTCATGGTGCCATCATCAGCAGACAAGAGGATATTTATGAGCAGCATGGTCATcactttgttcaaaagTCATTCTACAATATCATGTGCTGCGCTTACTGTAGTGAATTCCTGAGATACACTGGATTTCAATGTCAGGACTGTAAATTTCTTTGTCATAAAAAGTGTTATACGAACGTGGTGACCAAGTGCATTGCCAAAACAACCACCGATAGTGATCCTGATGAAGCCAAATTAAACCACCGCATACCTCACAGGTTCGAACCCATTTCTAATCGGGGTACTAAATGGTGTTGTCACTGTGGTTATATCTTGCCATGGGGTCGGCAAAAGGTACGCAAGTGTACTGAATGTGGCATTATGTGTCACACACAATGTGCTCATCTCGTTCCTGATTTTTGTGGGATGTCTATGGAGATGGCCAACAAAATTTTGAGGACGATACAAGACACGAAGAGATCACAagaaaagaggaagagattgcCTAGCTCTCTTCAAACTGAAGGTTCGGCTTCCACTAAAGTATCTAGAGATACTTCTCCAGTCAAGCATATCGAAAAACAACTACCGTTAGAACCTGTAGAACTCTCTAATGGTGGTGGTACGCCGGTATACGCTCCCCATTTAAGGAAGCCTCAACCTCATCCAGAGAGACAGTTAGACCTTGATAAAAAATTGAACTCATTCATTGATCAGAACGAATCCTATTTAAACTTCACTGAAAATGCACAGAAGGCTTATGATGATTCTGAAACTAGAACTCTAGATCCATTTGCCTCTGATATACCAGAAGTTTTCAATCCATTTGATTCTAATAAGACAAAAATCGATAATACCAGGGATCATTGGAAGCAGAAGGAGCAATTGATGCATGAGGAAGCTCAAAAGTTGCAACAAGATGTTGATGTCGACATGAATGCAGTTATTCCCCGTACTGAGATAACTAAAACAGAAGTCGAACCCGTTCGCGTTGAACCCGAACATCAGAttgtggatgaagatgcCTTCAGCAGAGCCGAGAAAACCTCGATATCCACAGAGGTAGAGCATTCCAATCCATTCCGCGAGATGAATGATGAAGCATTCCAAAGAGAACAGCATCAAGTTTCCACCGAGCTTTCTGCAGAAAGCAGCTCTTTGATACAGACGGAAACTCACACGTCAAAAGGCAGTGTTCAGTCATCTCCAAAGAAGGCTCATGCCACAATTAGACATAGGAGAAAGGCTCCAAAACGTCGTAAAGTTTCGTTGGATGATTTTGTTTTGCTAAAAGTTTTGGGTAAAGGTAACTTTGGTAAAGTCCTATTATCTAAATCCAAGAATACAGACCGCTTGTGTGCGATTAAAGTGCTAAAGAAGGATCACATAATCCAAAATCATGATATAGAGAGCGCCAgagctgaaaagaaagtTTTCCTCTTAGCAACGAAAGCCAAACACCCGTTTTTGACCAACTTATACTGCTCTTTCCAGACAGAAAATCGGATCTATTTTGCGATGGAATTCATCGGTGGTGGTGATTTGATGTGGCACGTTCAAAATCAGAGATTATCCGTGAGAAGAGCGAAATTTTACGCTGCTGAAGTACTTCTGGCACTCAAATATTTCCATGCGAACGGTGTTATCTACCGTGATTTGAAGCTAGAAAACATTTTGCTAACGCCCGAAGGTCATATCAAGATTGCCGATTATGGTTTGTGTAAGGACGAAATGTGGTTTGGCAACAAAACTTCGACTTTCTGTGGTACTCCAGAATTTATGGCTCCTGAGATTCTGAAAGAACAGGCATACACCAAAGCTGTGGACTGGTGGGCGTTTGGTGTTCTTTTATATCAAATGTTATTATGCCAGTCACCATTTTcaggtgatgatgaggatgaagttTTCAATGCGATCTTGACTGATGAACCTTTGTACCCCATCGATATGGCCGGTGACATCGTGCAAATTTTCCAAGGCCTACTAACCAAGGATCCCGAGAAGCGTCTAGGAGCTGGTCCTCGGGACGCTTTGGATGTGATGGAGGAGCCCTTCTTCCGCAATATaaattttgatgatattcTAGAACTTCGCGTTCAACCACCCTACTTGCCTGAAATAAAATCTCCGGAAGATACATCTTACTTTGAGCAGGAATTCACATCTGCAGCTCCGACACTGACTCCGATGCCCTCAGTACTGGATACAAGAcagcaagaagaatttagAGGCTTCTCATTTATGCCCGACGATCTAGAATTATAATACTGCGCTACAGAGTTTATAACAGCATTACTCGTGCCAACCAGGGCTCCATAGTCAATGTagttttctttctcaaattaggtatttttgatttttatAGAAGATTAATGAAGAGTATATTCCGATTACACGCGCAGTGCCAGGCGCACATTAAGCGATGTCGTTTACAAACTGTTGAAGCAGATCATTTGTAGCCAAGAATAACAACATAGGTAGATACCATCCGACCTAGATAATTCACAACCAACTGAATGTTCAAAGGAAGGCGATTAAACGTCTTTAAGTCGGACCGCTCCAAGTCTACTGACTCGTCGCCAGGCTCAAGTGATATTCCTTCCGCCAAAAGTTCCAAGAAGTTCTCAATCAAGGAAATAGCCAACGGAGGACCTTACTCTAAATTGTTTGCCACACGAGAGATAAACAAATATGGATTGAATGGCAAAATTGTCACCACATCTTTTGATATAACGCAAAGTCTTTTAGCAGTCGCTACTGATGCAGGGGAAATACATGTCTATGGGCAGCAACAGGTTGAAGTGGTTTTTACGCTAGACAGCAAAGTACTAATTAAGCATATGAGGTTTGTCAAGGGGATTTACCTTGTGGCTATCGATTCCAAGGATGTCATCATGGTCTTCTCTTTATACTCCAAGAAAATGCTAACTTCTGTCTTCAGTCCTGGTAAGATTGCATGCATAGAAACCGACCCATCGTTAGACTGGCTTTTGATCGGGCTTCAAAGCGGTATCACTCTTATTTATGATATTGATCGAAACCAAATGACCAATTTTAAGGTCGAGAATCTCCAGAGAACTCGATTCTTCCCAAAAAGTCGTGTTTCTCCAGTAGTTTCTATACAATGGAACCCAAGAGATATTGGTACCGTGTTGATCTCATATGAACTGGTTACTGTAGCATACTCATTGGTTGAAGGCGACATTAAACAACATTTCATTTACGAACTTCAACCCGGAGCGCTAGGTGGTGAATTCTCGATTGATACGAATAAGGCAAGAAGACCTACAGTGAGGCAGTCCCTATACCACCCAAACTCTCTCCATATCTTGACTGTGCATGATGACAACTCATTAGTTTTTTGGGATGCTAACAGCGGTCAATTAATTCAAGCAAGGACTTTGTTTGAGACAGATGTTCATGTTCCTCAGCCAAATTTCCAGAAATCGCCCACTTTGGATGCACCCCGAATCACAAAGGTTGCTTGGGTTTGTCAAAGCAATCCGGAGTATACTTCACTATTGATGTCTACTGACAGTCGACAAGGAGGTGGTTCAATGGCTATGATCAATTTTGGCGGCACGCCTATGTATTCGATAACTTCTTATGAGAATATGAGCAAGTATTATGCGAACACGCGTGAACAAAAGATATTTCCTCTCAACAACAAGTCAC
The window above is part of the Torulaspora delbrueckii CBS 1146 chromosome 3, complete genome genome. Proteins encoded here:
- the PKC1 gene encoding protein kinase C (similar to Saccharomyces cerevisiae PKC1 (YBL105C); ancestral locus Anc_7.441), which codes for MYSQVEQDIQKKIEREHNIIQGASNLKKRTDNAMVIQKCNTNIREARQNIEYLEETLRKLYLSNDRQTHTQETADSRGNGPKGYRHLSTISPDEHIFSRLDLIKYDCPSLSQRIQYMLQQLEFKLQVERQYQEANAKLTKLYQIDGDQRSSSAAEGGAMESKNRIQMLTKALKKYQAINVDLDPAKPHDADSLNHQPKFRRKQLTGELTIGVTAIRDVDHIESPMFSRKPDTYVSIKIDDTVKARTRASRNDRWHEDFQIQVGKGNEVEITVYDKINDTLTPVAVMWLLLSDIAEEIRKKKAGQTSGQSGWVNARVLSTYNTQGDTSVDSNIPVDDRRTLQHPGSDVGAVSDPNSAELSSKVTTNTWFTMEPAGQILLTLGFNKSSQPQRKNLMGGLHRHGAIISRQEDIYEQHGHHFVQKSFYNIMCCAYCSEFLRYTGFQCQDCKFLCHKKCYTNVVTKCIAKTTTDSDPDEAKLNHRIPHRFEPISNRGTKWCCHCGYILPWGRQKVRKCTECGIMCHTQCAHLVPDFCGMSMEMANKILRTIQDTKRSQEKRKRLPSSLQTEGSASTKVSRDTSPVKHIEKQLPLEPVELSNGGGTPVYAPHLRKPQPHPERQLDLDKKLNSFIDQNESYLNFTENAQKAYDDSETRTLDPFASDIPEVFNPFDSNKTKIDNTRDHWKQKEQLMHEEAQKLQQDVDVDMNAVIPRTEITKTEVEPVRVEPEHQIVDEDAFSRAEKTSISTEVEHSNPFREMNDEAFQREQHQVSTELSAESSSLIQTETHTSKGSVQSSPKKAHATIRHRRKAPKRRKVSLDDFVLLKVLGKGNFGKVLLSKSKNTDRLCAIKVLKKDHIIQNHDIESARAEKKVFLLATKAKHPFLTNLYCSFQTENRIYFAMEFIGGGDLMWHVQNQRLSVRRAKFYAAEVLLALKYFHANGVIYRDLKLENILLTPEGHIKIADYGLCKDEMWFGNKTSTFCGTPEFMAPEILKEQAYTKAVDWWAFGVLLYQMLLCQSPFSGDDEDEVFNAILTDEPLYPIDMAGDIVQIFQGLLTKDPEKRLGAGPRDALDVMEEPFFRNINFDDILELRVQPPYLPEIKSPEDTSYFEQEFTSAAPTLTPMPSVLDTRQQEEFRGFSFMPDDLEL
- the SEA4 gene encoding Sea4p (similar to Saccharomyces cerevisiae YBL104C; ancestral locus Anc_7.440), which gives rise to MGLIKKVNTWSYDGLIDYLSVNPTRDEVTHFKVDPENDEEESIMKLRTARDFGSITCLDYSDQENGLVAVGEKSGFIRLFNIIMRDNSELESFDMKVRAKQQRCINTLAINGNGLVSMGLDRNKNDSSLQVWDINYQNRDSTIVNPTFSYCVNESIVSSKFLDDTGLIVASTKFIKEIDLRSANPVCQHPTRLSYDVKLNPFNSWEFSSYGDDGTLAIWDRRKLIRSSNSSELNVAEPLLTFDKLLGVGAASRKYMNSCFRWSSDRNREFSTLHRGDTIKRWWLGSCGTNKEDENDVEDLFVSTVHDINTTFDRVVTFDYIPQSKHKVSLICMRQSGTVYKMPVTQSFTTTSFNNGNSLLLSNCEMSDINEIKVTKTEEKSNFEEKALRDLCFEDLDISDDYSKETDDGSVEESSSENLMVDEDEGSFYQESSWRPEELLQKDISVIMKARAMLGYGLDPVATVAMIDGSKTLQNNAYIRNTWRWIAIAKASVDDGTMVSGDVDLGYEGVIGIWNGLKGISNQNRFREGIKLNDEQLDKEMEKIIRLRRKRKSASGDMVPNNLILDSPKTVQRKLCSILSGWDLSPSDFEEKYQIIIKTGGYEKAAAWAVFFGDIAKAVEILASAKKERLRLIATAIAGYMAYKVLPGNNSWRQQCRKMSSELEDPYLRVIFAFIADNDWWDVLYEPAISLRERLGVALRFLNDRDLTKFLERTSATVIENGELEGLILTGITPSGIDLLQSYVDKTSDVQSAALISIFGCPRYFRDKRVDEWVQTYRIMLNSWELFTVRAKFDCLRAKLSRTGSGSIRADIKPRQMYMQCINCKKNISTPTTSCGGTQNTTPTGMVSDMPPGSGISEGLHRGGAIFSKTKKYGMANTPSPLTQQRRKNACPHCGTPFPRCVICLLPLGTTGLPFVISGVESKYDRDAIDEGPSPKDGTNKSQNGAIEQEKADVAKTYQRKKERLNEWFSFCLSCNHGMHAGHAEEWFERHDVCPAPGCVCKCNK